The Hemibagrus wyckioides isolate EC202008001 linkage group LG26, SWU_Hwy_1.0, whole genome shotgun sequence DNA window actcaacattaggcaggtgttgGTGATGTAGCCATAGCTACAGTTCTATTTGATGGGCAGTGAATCATTTACAGCATCTCCATGTGGTTAAACACTGATGTAACACTGCTATAATGTTAGCAGCATTTTTTAACCTCCACCTCACTGTGTTTGCGTTCTGTCGCTCTCAGGTATGGGTACTGGCCGTACGGTTTCTTTAAGCGTTTGGGAGTTCCTGGTCCTAAACCCATACCATTCTTTGGAACCATGTTAGAATATCGTAAGgtgagtttattttattttgtaaacatCGTTCtataaaaatgacattataTAATAAACTCAGTGTGAGAGTTATTTACAGAATATCTTTCTCTGATTTTCAGGGAATCCACAATTTTGATCTGGAGAGTTTTCAGAAGTACGGCAAGATttgggggtgagtgtgttacaATATTTATATCCGGTTACGGAAAACACAACGTGTTCTGAAACATAATCAACTGGTTGTAAGAATTCCTGCAATGTTCTGAGTAAATGCACTGGAATGTAAACTGGTTGCATAATAGGCCATaatatttgtgaaaaaaaatcacctaaaACTCAAAGGAGTGAATCTAAACATCTGTGATTACAGTATATATGACGGGAGACAGCCAACCCTCTGTGTCATGGACACAGAGATCATCAAAACTGTCCTGATTAAAGAGTGTTACTCTCTCTTCACCAACCgcagagtgagacacacacacacacacacacacacacacaattgaaacacaaaaaacacaaaggaaaagaactaaaaaactttttaaaaaatctttgcaCTTCTGcatgaatttatttatcttttaatgCCTGAGTTAATGTATTACTTttaatgtttgtgttaatgtttcttATTTCACTCAGAATTTCCGTCTGAACGGTCCTCTGTACGACTCCGTGTCCATCGTTGAGGACGAGGACTGGAAGAGAATCAGGAGTGTTCTCTCTCCATCGTTCACCAGTGGaagactgaaggaggtgtgtgtgtgtaaattgatATAGTATCAGTTCTGGATGTTGAGGATGGCTTGAGaaaaactgttacacagtctggctGTGAGGGTCCGAAAGctttggtacctctttccagacggcaggagggtgaagagtgtgtgtgaggggtgtgtggggtgtgtaagagtgtgtgtgaggggtgtgtggggtgtgtaagagtgtgtgtgaggggtgtaagagtgtgtgtgaggggtgtgtaagagtgtgtgtgaggggtgtgtggggtgtgtaagagtgtgtgtgaggggtgtaagagtgtgtgtgaggggtgtgtggggtgtgtaagagtgtgtgtgaggggtgtgtggggtgtgtaagagtgtgtgtgaggggtgtgtaagagtgtgtgtgaggggtgtgtgaggggtgtgtaagagtgtgtgtggggtgtgtaagagtgtgtgtgaagggtgtgtggagtgtgtaagagtgtgtgtgaggggggagaggggggtgtgtaagagtgtgtgtgaggggtgtgtggggtgtgtaagagggtgagagaggggtgtgtaagagtgtgtgtgaggggtgtgtaagagtgtgtgtgaagggtgtgtggggagtgtaagagtgtgtgtgaggggtgtgtggggtgtgtaagagtgtgtgtgaggggtgtgtggggtgtgtgaggggtgtgtgaggggtgtgtgtctgtcctcactatcccctgaagggtcttgtgatctgagacggtgcagttcccaaaccaggcagtgatgcagctgctcaggacgctctccatggtccctctgtagaacacagtcaggatgggggagggagatgggctttcctcagcctcctcaggaagtagaggtgctgctgggctttcctggtcatggagctggtgttgagtgaccaggtgaagttctctgtcagatgaacaccaaggaatttggtgctcttgatgatctccaccgaggatccgtcgatgaacagtggagaatggtcactctgtgctctcctgaagtcaacaaccatctctttggtcttgtcgacgttcagggagaggttgttggctctacaccaggctgttagccgctgcacctcctctctgtaagctgactcgtcgttcttgctgatgagacccaccacggtcgtgtcatcagagaacttgacgatgtggttggagctgtgcattgctgcacagtcgtgagtcagcagagtgaacagcagtggactgagcacacagccctgaggagctccagtgctcagtgtggtggtgctggagatactgttcccgatccggactgactgaggtctcccagtctcCGTCTTGAAGCACGGAGGGACGATGGaactgctcagggagatgtcaatgaagacatctgctagctgctctgcacactccctgagcactctgccaggaatgttgtctggtccagcagacttccgtgggttaactctgcatagagttctcttcatgtCAGCTGTGGAAAGACAGAGCACCTGATcgttaggaggagggatggtcttcctcgctgttgttctgtgcctcaaaccgagcgtagaagtcgttcagcgtgtctgggagggaggcgtcactgtcacagggaggtgatgttgtcctgtagttggtgatcgcctggatgccctgccacatgcaccgggagtctccgctgttctggaagtggccgtggattctctgggcatgtgcACGCTtcacctctctgatggctcgggacagtttggccctgctgtttttaaggccgtcttgtcccctgctctgaaggcggAGTCTCTCGACTTTAGGAGAGCATGCACATTCACGGtgatccacggcttctggttggtcttggagacggtcacgtcatcgatgcacttgcCAATGTAGTCGGTCATTGATGccatgtactcctccaagttgataaagtcgccgttggttgcagcctccctgaacatgtcccagtcagtgcactcaaaacagtcctgaagagcagagatggctcctgctggccaggtcttaacctgtttcagaaccggtttagagcggtctgacgagtggtctgtatgctggaatcaacataacagagacgtggtctgagtagccgaggtgggggcgggtgtgtgtgagtgtgtgtgagtgtgttttaatgcttcttttaataattaaacacacacattgacttactctTGATGATAACATTAACAGCTGatgttctttctgtttctcagaTGTTTGGAATCATGAAGTCACATTCTCGCTCTCTGACTGAAAATCTGCAGAAGGTGTCTGAGCGAGGAGAATCAGCAGATATTaaagagtaaatcattaaacTCAACACAGCTGTGTGTCTTTATTCTCTGCATGTTTCTTTGATCTGATGATGGTTTTTGGTCATTTTAGGTTTTTTGGAGCATACAGTATGGATGTGGTGACGAGCACAGCGTTTAGTGTCGATATCGACTCCCTGAACAACCCCAAAGATCCGTTCGTGACCAACATCAAGAAAATGCTGAAGTTCGACTTACTCAACCCTCTGTTCCTTGCTGTCGGTAATTTACTGATTTCAGATTAATATTCCAATAAAATTTAgacactttacatttacatttgctgtgtttctgctgttatttaatattctctttctttcccgcTCAGTGTTGTTCCCCTTTATTGCTCCGGTGTTGGAGAAAATGGATTTTGCCTTCTTCCCGACTGCAGTGACTGATTTCTTTTACGCCTCACTGCGAAAGATCAAGTCTGAGCGTGTGGTCAAGGATAATAAGGtacacaaaaacataaaaagacTTAAATTGCCCTATTCACCTATTCACATATTATTGAGGTTTTACTGTTTATCTGTTTGACTTTCTGCAGAAACGAGTGGACTTCATGCAGCTGATGATCGATTCTCAGAAATCAGAAACAGACGATCTGGACATCAAAGAGACAAACAAAGGTATTTTCCTCTAGTAAAAGTCCCTATCATTAACTCTGAGCTTTTCCTCTGTTCTGAAGTAAATGAGATAATGAAGATAACCAGTGATGGGTTTTTATCAGTTTTGTACTCATTAGTTATGATGCAGCGAAGCCACAAATCTAATTCATGTCACTCCGTACAGTGCAGAAAGTTTCCTCAATTCTCTGCTTTCCAAACTTTTCATTTGTTCCCATGAAGATGATGTTTCAGTTCAGATGTGCAGAACAAGCGaacaaatcccaaaacacaaacagcagaacAGGAAACACAACAGCACTGGTTTCGAGTGTCACTGgttttgttggtttaaatccgtAGAGCTTGGCTTGGATTACAGGGAAATGGAAGAGTGTGTTCTTGTTGACAAACCCAGATAAAGTGCTACACTGTTCAgatgattagtgtgtgtgagacacagagaatgGATCTGAATAGCAGATGAAAGCAGAGAAGAAAGATGTAGAGAATAAAAGAACATAAACCTGTACAGCAGAGAATTTAGAAATCATCATAAGCTTGTGTATGTTTTACCTGCAGGTCTGAATGATCATGAGATTCTGTCCCAGTCCATGATCTTCATCTTTGCTGGTTATGAGACGAGCAGCAGCAGTCTATCCTTTCTTTTCTACAATCTGGCCAGTAATCCAGAGACGATGAAGAAACTCC harbors:
- the LOC131346734 gene encoding cytochrome P450 3A30-like, producing MAYWWSFSAETWALIVILISLILLYGYWPYGFFKRLGVPGPKPIPFFGTMLEYRKGIHNFDLESFQKYGKIWGIYDGRQPTLCVMDTEIIKTVLIKECYSLFTNRRNFRLNGPLYDSVSIVEDEDWKRIRSVLSPSFTSGRLKEMFGIMKSHSRSLTENLQKVSERGESADIKEFFGAYSMDVVTSTAFSVDIDSLNNPKDPFVTNIKKMLKFDLLNPLFLAVVLFPFIAPVLEKMDFAFFPTAVTDFFYASLRKIKSERVVKDNKKRVDFMQLMIDSQKSETDDLDIKETNKGLNDHEILSQSMIFIFAGYETSSSSLSFLFYNLASNPETMKKLQKEIDETFPNKDEVDYDTMMNMDYLDAVLSESLRLYPVALRLERVCKKTVEIKGLTIPKDVVVLVPTYALHRDPEYWADPETFNPERFTKENKESIEQYAYMPFGLGPRNCIGMRFALVVMKLAVVEILQRFDISLSEETKVPLELNNNGLLAPKHPIKLKFTPRKMSNSSNNKHINI